In the Papio anubis isolate 15944 chromosome 15, Panubis1.0, whole genome shotgun sequence genome, one interval contains:
- the POGLUT2 gene encoding protein O-glucosyltransferase 2 isoform X1: protein MFSILLLYCFFLATVPALAETGGERQLSPEKSEIWGPGLKADVVLPARYFYIQAVDTSGNKFTSSPGEKVFQVKVSAPEEQFTRVGVQVLDRKDGSFIVRYRMYASYKNLKVEVKFQGQHVAKSPYILKGPVYHENCDCPLQDSAAWLQEMNCPETIAQIQRDLAHFPTVDPEKIAVEIPKRFGQRQSLCHYTLKDNKVYIKTHGEHVGFRIFMDAILLSLTRKVKMPDMEFFVNLGDWPLEKKKSNANIHPIFSWCGSTDSKDIVMPTYDLTDSVLETMGRVSLDMMSVQANTGPPWESKNSTAVWRGRDSRKERLELVKLSRKHPELIDAAFTNFFFFKHDESLYGPIVKHISFFDFFKHKYQINIDGTVAAYRLPYLLVGDSVVLKQDSIYYEHFYNELQPWKHYIPVKSNLSDLLEKLKWAKDHDEEAKKIAKAGQEFARNNLMGDDIFCYYFKLFQEYANLQVSEPQIREGMKRVQPQTEDDLFPCTCHRKKTKDEL from the exons ATGTTTAGCATTTTGCTACTTTATTGCTTCTTTCTGGCGACGGTTCCAGCACTCGCCGAGACCGGCGGAGAAAGGCAGCTGAGCCCGGAGAAGAGCGAAATATGGGGACCCGGGCTAAAAGCAGACGTCGTCCTTCCCGCCCGCTATTTCTATATTCAGGCAGTGGATACATCAGGGAATAA ATTCACATCTTCTCCAGGCGAAAAGGTCTTCCAGGTGAAAGTCTCAGCACCAGAGGAGCAATTCACTAGAGTAGGAGTCCAGGTTTTAGACCGAAAAGATGGGTCCTTCATAGTAAGATACAGAATGTATGCAAGCTACAAAAATCTGAAGGTAGAAGTTAAATTCCAAGGTCAGCATGTGGCCAAATCCCcgtatattttaaaag GGCCGGTTTACCATGAGAATTGTGACTGTCCGTTGCAAGATAGTGCAGCCTGGCTACAGGAGATGAACTGCCCTGAAACCATTGCTCAGATTCAGAGAGATTTGGCACATTTCCCTACTGTGGATCCAGAAAAGATTGCAGTAGAAATCCCAAAAAGATTTGGACAGAGGCAGAGCCTGTGTCACTACACCTTAAAGGATAACAAG GTTTATATCAAGACTCACGGTGAACATGTAGGTTTTAGAATTTTCATGGATGCCATACTACTTTCTTTGACTAGAAAG gtGAAGATGCCAGATATGGAGTTCTTTGTTAATTTGGGAGACTGgcctttggaaaaaaagaaatccaatgcAAACATCCATCCGATCTTTTCCTGGTGTGGCTCCACAGATTCCAAGGATATCGTGATGCCTACCTACGACTTGACTGATTCTGTTCTGGAAACCATGGGCCG GGTAAGTCTGGATATGATGTCCGTGCAAGCTAACACGGGTCCTCCCTGGGAAAGCAAAAATTCCACTGCCGTCTGGAGAGGGCGAGACAGCCGCAAAGAGAGACTTGAGCTGGTTAAACTCAGTAGAAAACACCCGGAACTCATAGATGCTGCTTTCaccaactttttcttctttaaacacGATGAAAGCCTGTATGGTCCCATTGTgaaacacatttcattttttgatttcttCAAG CATAAGTATCAAATAAATATCGATGGCACTGTGGCAGCTTACCGCCTGCCATATTTGCTAGTTGGTGACAGTGTTGTCCTGAAGCAGGACTCCATctactatgaacatttttataatgagCTGCAGCCCTGGAAACACTACATTCCAGTTAAGAGCAACCTGAGCGATCTGCTAGAAAAacttaaatgggcaaaagatcacGATGAAGAG GCCAAAAAGATAGCAAAAGCAGGACAAGAATTTGCAAGAAATAATCTCATGGGCGATGACatattctgttattatttcaaacttttccag GAATATGCCAATTTACAAGTGAGTGAGCCCCAAATCCGAGAGGGCATGAAAAGGGTACAACCACAGACTGAGGATGACCTCTTCCCTTGTACTTGCCACAGGAAAAAG ACCAAAGATGAACTCTGA
- the POGLUT2 gene encoding protein O-glucosyltransferase 2 isoform X4 — translation MFSILLLYCFFLATVPALAETGGERQLSPEKSEIWGPGLKADVVLPARYFYIQAVDTSGNKFTSSPGEKVFQVKVSAPEEQFTRVGVQVLDRKDGSFIVRYRMYASYKNLKVEVKFQGQHVAKSPYILKGPVYHENCDCPLQDSAAWLQEMNCPETIAQIQRDLAHFPTVDPEKIAVEIPKRFGQRQSLCHYTLKDNKVYIKTHGEHVGFRIFMDAILLSLTRKVKMPDMEFFVNLGDWPLEKKKSNANIHPIFSWCGSTDSKDIVMPTYDLTDSVLETMGRVSLDMMSVQANTGPPWESKNSTAVWRGRDSRKERLELVKLSRKHPELIDAAFTNFFFFKHDESLYGPIVKHISFFDFFKHKYQINIDGTVAAYRLPYLLVGDSVVLKQDSIYYEHFYNELQPWKHYIPVKSNLSDLLEKLKWAKDHDEETKDEL, via the exons ATGTTTAGCATTTTGCTACTTTATTGCTTCTTTCTGGCGACGGTTCCAGCACTCGCCGAGACCGGCGGAGAAAGGCAGCTGAGCCCGGAGAAGAGCGAAATATGGGGACCCGGGCTAAAAGCAGACGTCGTCCTTCCCGCCCGCTATTTCTATATTCAGGCAGTGGATACATCAGGGAATAA ATTCACATCTTCTCCAGGCGAAAAGGTCTTCCAGGTGAAAGTCTCAGCACCAGAGGAGCAATTCACTAGAGTAGGAGTCCAGGTTTTAGACCGAAAAGATGGGTCCTTCATAGTAAGATACAGAATGTATGCAAGCTACAAAAATCTGAAGGTAGAAGTTAAATTCCAAGGTCAGCATGTGGCCAAATCCCcgtatattttaaaag GGCCGGTTTACCATGAGAATTGTGACTGTCCGTTGCAAGATAGTGCAGCCTGGCTACAGGAGATGAACTGCCCTGAAACCATTGCTCAGATTCAGAGAGATTTGGCACATTTCCCTACTGTGGATCCAGAAAAGATTGCAGTAGAAATCCCAAAAAGATTTGGACAGAGGCAGAGCCTGTGTCACTACACCTTAAAGGATAACAAG GTTTATATCAAGACTCACGGTGAACATGTAGGTTTTAGAATTTTCATGGATGCCATACTACTTTCTTTGACTAGAAAG gtGAAGATGCCAGATATGGAGTTCTTTGTTAATTTGGGAGACTGgcctttggaaaaaaagaaatccaatgcAAACATCCATCCGATCTTTTCCTGGTGTGGCTCCACAGATTCCAAGGATATCGTGATGCCTACCTACGACTTGACTGATTCTGTTCTGGAAACCATGGGCCG GGTAAGTCTGGATATGATGTCCGTGCAAGCTAACACGGGTCCTCCCTGGGAAAGCAAAAATTCCACTGCCGTCTGGAGAGGGCGAGACAGCCGCAAAGAGAGACTTGAGCTGGTTAAACTCAGTAGAAAACACCCGGAACTCATAGATGCTGCTTTCaccaactttttcttctttaaacacGATGAAAGCCTGTATGGTCCCATTGTgaaacacatttcattttttgatttcttCAAG CATAAGTATCAAATAAATATCGATGGCACTGTGGCAGCTTACCGCCTGCCATATTTGCTAGTTGGTGACAGTGTTGTCCTGAAGCAGGACTCCATctactatgaacatttttataatgagCTGCAGCCCTGGAAACACTACATTCCAGTTAAGAGCAACCTGAGCGATCTGCTAGAAAAacttaaatgggcaaaagatcacGATGAAGAG ACCAAAGATGAACTCTGA
- the POGLUT2 gene encoding protein O-glucosyltransferase 2 isoform X2 encodes MFSILLLYCFFLATVPALAETGGERQLSPEKSEIWGPGLKADVVLPARYFYIQAVDTSGNKFTSSPGEKVFQVKVSAPEEQFTRVGVQVLDRKDGSFIVRYRMYASYKNLKVEVKFQGQHVAKSPYILKGPVYHENCDCPLQDSAAWLQEMNCPETIAQIQRDLAHFPTVDPEKIAVEIPKRFGQRQSLCHYTLKDNKVYIKTHGEHVGFRIFMDAILLSLTRKVKMPDMEFFVNLGDWPLEKKKSNANIHPIFSWCGSTDSKDIVMPTYDLTDSVLETMGRVSLDMMSVQANTGPPWESKNSTAVWRGRDSRKERLELVKLSRKHPELIDAAFTNFFFFKHDESLYGPIVKHISFFDFFKHKYQINIDGTVAAYRLPYLLVGDSVVLKQDSIYYEHFYNELQPWKHYIPVKSNLSDLLEKLKWAKDHDEEEYANLQVSEPQIREGMKRVQPQTEDDLFPCTCHRKKTKDEL; translated from the exons ATGTTTAGCATTTTGCTACTTTATTGCTTCTTTCTGGCGACGGTTCCAGCACTCGCCGAGACCGGCGGAGAAAGGCAGCTGAGCCCGGAGAAGAGCGAAATATGGGGACCCGGGCTAAAAGCAGACGTCGTCCTTCCCGCCCGCTATTTCTATATTCAGGCAGTGGATACATCAGGGAATAA ATTCACATCTTCTCCAGGCGAAAAGGTCTTCCAGGTGAAAGTCTCAGCACCAGAGGAGCAATTCACTAGAGTAGGAGTCCAGGTTTTAGACCGAAAAGATGGGTCCTTCATAGTAAGATACAGAATGTATGCAAGCTACAAAAATCTGAAGGTAGAAGTTAAATTCCAAGGTCAGCATGTGGCCAAATCCCcgtatattttaaaag GGCCGGTTTACCATGAGAATTGTGACTGTCCGTTGCAAGATAGTGCAGCCTGGCTACAGGAGATGAACTGCCCTGAAACCATTGCTCAGATTCAGAGAGATTTGGCACATTTCCCTACTGTGGATCCAGAAAAGATTGCAGTAGAAATCCCAAAAAGATTTGGACAGAGGCAGAGCCTGTGTCACTACACCTTAAAGGATAACAAG GTTTATATCAAGACTCACGGTGAACATGTAGGTTTTAGAATTTTCATGGATGCCATACTACTTTCTTTGACTAGAAAG gtGAAGATGCCAGATATGGAGTTCTTTGTTAATTTGGGAGACTGgcctttggaaaaaaagaaatccaatgcAAACATCCATCCGATCTTTTCCTGGTGTGGCTCCACAGATTCCAAGGATATCGTGATGCCTACCTACGACTTGACTGATTCTGTTCTGGAAACCATGGGCCG GGTAAGTCTGGATATGATGTCCGTGCAAGCTAACACGGGTCCTCCCTGGGAAAGCAAAAATTCCACTGCCGTCTGGAGAGGGCGAGACAGCCGCAAAGAGAGACTTGAGCTGGTTAAACTCAGTAGAAAACACCCGGAACTCATAGATGCTGCTTTCaccaactttttcttctttaaacacGATGAAAGCCTGTATGGTCCCATTGTgaaacacatttcattttttgatttcttCAAG CATAAGTATCAAATAAATATCGATGGCACTGTGGCAGCTTACCGCCTGCCATATTTGCTAGTTGGTGACAGTGTTGTCCTGAAGCAGGACTCCATctactatgaacatttttataatgagCTGCAGCCCTGGAAACACTACATTCCAGTTAAGAGCAACCTGAGCGATCTGCTAGAAAAacttaaatgggcaaaagatcacGATGAAGAG GAATATGCCAATTTACAAGTGAGTGAGCCCCAAATCCGAGAGGGCATGAAAAGGGTACAACCACAGACTGAGGATGACCTCTTCCCTTGTACTTGCCACAGGAAAAAG ACCAAAGATGAACTCTGA
- the POGLUT2 gene encoding protein O-glucosyltransferase 2 isoform X3 — protein sequence MFSILLLYCFFLATVPALAETGGERQLSPEKSEIWGPGLKADVVLPARYFYIQAVDTSGNKFTSSPGEKVFQVKVSAPEEQFTRVGVQVLDRKDGSFIVRYRMYASYKNLKVEVKFQGQHVAKSPYILKGPVYHENCDCPLQDSAAWLQEMNCPETIAQIQRDLAHFPTVDPEKIAVEIPKRFGQRQSLCHYTLKDNKVYIKTHGEHVGFRIFMDAILLSLTRKVKMPDMEFFVNLGDWPLEKKKSNANIHPIFSWCGSTDSKDIVMPTYDLTDSVLETMGRVSLDMMSVQANTGPPWESKNSTAVWRGRDSRKERLELVKLSRKHPELIDAAFTNFFFFKHDESLYGPIVKHISFFDFFKHKYQINIDGTVAAYRLPYLLVGDSVVLKQDSIYYEHFYNELQPWKHYIPVKSNLSDLLEKLKWAKDHDEEAKKIAKAGQEFARNNLMGDDIFCYYFKLFQCQVCLVLLC from the exons ATGTTTAGCATTTTGCTACTTTATTGCTTCTTTCTGGCGACGGTTCCAGCACTCGCCGAGACCGGCGGAGAAAGGCAGCTGAGCCCGGAGAAGAGCGAAATATGGGGACCCGGGCTAAAAGCAGACGTCGTCCTTCCCGCCCGCTATTTCTATATTCAGGCAGTGGATACATCAGGGAATAA ATTCACATCTTCTCCAGGCGAAAAGGTCTTCCAGGTGAAAGTCTCAGCACCAGAGGAGCAATTCACTAGAGTAGGAGTCCAGGTTTTAGACCGAAAAGATGGGTCCTTCATAGTAAGATACAGAATGTATGCAAGCTACAAAAATCTGAAGGTAGAAGTTAAATTCCAAGGTCAGCATGTGGCCAAATCCCcgtatattttaaaag GGCCGGTTTACCATGAGAATTGTGACTGTCCGTTGCAAGATAGTGCAGCCTGGCTACAGGAGATGAACTGCCCTGAAACCATTGCTCAGATTCAGAGAGATTTGGCACATTTCCCTACTGTGGATCCAGAAAAGATTGCAGTAGAAATCCCAAAAAGATTTGGACAGAGGCAGAGCCTGTGTCACTACACCTTAAAGGATAACAAG GTTTATATCAAGACTCACGGTGAACATGTAGGTTTTAGAATTTTCATGGATGCCATACTACTTTCTTTGACTAGAAAG gtGAAGATGCCAGATATGGAGTTCTTTGTTAATTTGGGAGACTGgcctttggaaaaaaagaaatccaatgcAAACATCCATCCGATCTTTTCCTGGTGTGGCTCCACAGATTCCAAGGATATCGTGATGCCTACCTACGACTTGACTGATTCTGTTCTGGAAACCATGGGCCG GGTAAGTCTGGATATGATGTCCGTGCAAGCTAACACGGGTCCTCCCTGGGAAAGCAAAAATTCCACTGCCGTCTGGAGAGGGCGAGACAGCCGCAAAGAGAGACTTGAGCTGGTTAAACTCAGTAGAAAACACCCGGAACTCATAGATGCTGCTTTCaccaactttttcttctttaaacacGATGAAAGCCTGTATGGTCCCATTGTgaaacacatttcattttttgatttcttCAAG CATAAGTATCAAATAAATATCGATGGCACTGTGGCAGCTTACCGCCTGCCATATTTGCTAGTTGGTGACAGTGTTGTCCTGAAGCAGGACTCCATctactatgaacatttttataatgagCTGCAGCCCTGGAAACACTACATTCCAGTTAAGAGCAACCTGAGCGATCTGCTAGAAAAacttaaatgggcaaaagatcacGATGAAGAG GCCAAAAAGATAGCAAAAGCAGGACAAGAATTTGCAAGAAATAATCTCATGGGCGATGACatattctgttattatttcaaacttttccag TGCCAAGTGTGTTTGGTCCTCTTGTGCTGA